One window from the genome of Palaemon carinicauda isolate YSFRI2023 chromosome 24, ASM3689809v2, whole genome shotgun sequence encodes:
- the LOC137618097 gene encoding uncharacterized protein, whose translation MASIFGLPVLVILCFPCLLVNGTSLFDEADFTIGGHDTGKISAQSKSSEESGESLFGGSTMSHSLKILDELPPVAIEDKKVNYVPGSSLLLDYPRRASEPSRPKIATATVSTGFSRRGEKGSLFDEVPYHGALPGISTSVTGNNKEASLFDELESKVALPGSAVSTSSLTKVKEEKKEESLFDEVPNAGATITDDKIRQRRLSFEPFGGGSFDSTGGYSDHTSLFDLVSLYPDNGDASADDSFDPFSSSFSNHRFAPQLYVESEEILDDVSTKETLKLLAHSAHQLAEALRTRPKFDHLSGSLQHSIQGDFQAALEKLVSHASSEKGDDQKRTRGGYKKESLFTQDDISELLKLFDSASGEKKLYSLEQESMDEEALSEIRKRRLEDLRLALEIVKAFNQPSQRDSRAQNEDKKFELMLAKSIYSDSIKSVDDLNSNQRDTLHSLMNIVRESRSKLSSPNPVALDAGSLSPPNTGYTLPNDNQQTIFSNPPAPPPSPTNTGYLPPNRNPPNIFSNPPAPPPTPTNTGYLPPNRNPLNTFSNPPAPPPSPTNTGYLTPNRNPPNTFSNPPAPPPSPTNTGYLPPNRNPPNTPSNPPAPPPTPTIAVIPATAYRLPLTHTAVHSEVSQQNPSNSYRLPSADPKPSAPAPQSSTIFLVPVPQVQANPPLPQVQANPLPPSPPPTTTTRRPPRTYLPPSNEVKPLNPSYLPPSATLPLESSDDLDSSEWKPLSNPSSIGTYVNSASDASIPGSSDHYKNGSSDSVHYFHYHYHISGSKEELFNQNDEKKPLGDQTSECGPGDFCNRQPFSQSNPVETESSYVSLNDEILPSRELPPQSPSLSFGYGPPPTTPPSNPPTPMYGYGPPPTTPPRLPPSPPPLTYGPPPPTPPRLPPAPPPVSYGPPPTTPPPSNPPTPMYGYGPPPATPPRLPPAPPPPTYGPPPTTPPPRLPPSPPPATYGPPPTPPPRLPPSPPPSTYGAPMADIPNNPAAPSPPPAPGANVFLFPVQSHSKPPSKDPFSFFKKPKPRKPPQQRAVVAYGPFPIGNQPQNPRQPVRDQQSDAIQTQRDELERQYLQNEQRLRRQRQQLQDLNQLRLQIRIQEMQRDNLKDNLFKALKKDKSSGDIKKMFYKGAMLLGAMSLLPIAAGRRRREASLDSPNTNYTMEQLPGHPTMSAIQSVPFVLKGISEELKKEGDDEISGILDEAELLLPSPKVIEIPSCLSLSFCKLMLNLEGTSHHQEFLEQYDTIFNEVSRGPLVAQALNEAHERETHPSSLRQSEFCNSHFCPATED comes from the exons TGTTGGTGATTCTATGTTTCCCTTGTTTGTTGGTAAACGGAACATCCCTTTTCGATGAGGCGGACTTTACCATTGGCGGCCATGACACTGGGAAAATTAGCGCGCAGTCTAAATCCTCTGAAGAATCGGGAGAATCTCTCTTCGGAGGATCTACGATGTCCCACAGCCTAAAAATTCTAGATGAACTCCCTCCAGTCGCCATTGAAGACAAGAAAGTGAATTATGTCCCAGGGAGTTCGCTGCTTCTAGACTACCCAAGGCGGGCGAGTGAACCTTCCAGACCTAAGATAGCCACAGCTACTGTATCAACTGGTTTTTCTCGGCGCGGAGAAAAGGGATCACTCTTTGATGAAGTACCGTACCATGGGGCTTTACCTGGTATATCAACCAGTGTAACAGGGAATAATAAGGAAGCTTCATTGTTTGATGAACTTGAAAGTAAGGTTGCTCTACCTGGAAGCGCAGTTTCCACTTCTTCATTAACAAaagtaaaagaggaaaaaaaggaagaatCCCTTTTCGATGAAGTTCCGAATGCTGGAGCCACCATCACTGATGACAAAATAAGGCAAAGACGATTGTCATTTGAACCTTTTGGTGGTGGGAGCTTTGACTCAACGGGAGGGTATAGTGATCATACAAGCCTCTTCGATCTGGTGTCTTTGTATCCAGATAACGGAGATGCTTCAGCAGATGACTCATTTGACCCATTTTCCAGTTCCTTCAGCAATCACCGATTTGCACCACAACTCTACGTTGAGTCTGAG GAAATTTTAGATGATGTCTCAACCAAAGAAACTTTAAAACTTTTAGCACATTCTGCTCATCAGCTGGCAGAAGCTCTTCGTACAAgaccaaaatttgatcatttgtcAGGCTCATTACAACATAGCATTCAGGGCGACTTCCAAGCAGCATTGGAAAAATTAGTTAGTCATGCCTCATCTGAAAAGGGTGATGATCAAAAAAGAACAAGAGGAGGCTACAAAAAAGAATCTTTGTTTACTCAAGATGATATCTCAGAATTGTTAAAACTTTTTGATTCAGCATCTGgagaaaagaaattatattctcTTGAGCAAGAATCAATGGACGAAGAAGCTCTATCTGAAATACGAAAACGTCGTCTTGAAGACCTAAGACTGGCTCTGGAGATTGTAAAAGCTTTTAATCAGCCAAGTCAAAGAGATAGCAGAGCtcaaaatgaagataaaaaattTGAACTGATGTTAGCTAAATCAATTTATAGTGATAGTATTAAGTCAGTTGATGATCTAAATTCAAATCAAAGGGACACACTCCATTCCCTAATGAACATAGTAAGAGAGTCACGTTCTAAACTGAGTAGCCCAAATCCAGTTGCTTTAGATGCTGGGTCACTAAGCCCACCAAACACTGGTTATACTCTTCCAAATGATAACCAACAAACAATTTTTTCAAATCCTCCAGCTCCACCTCCAAGCCCTACAAACACTGGTTATCTCCCACCTAATAGGAACCCACCAAATATTTTCTCAAATCCTCCAGCTCCACCTCCAACCCCTACAAACACTGGTTATCTCCCACCTAATAGGAACCCACTAAATACTTTCTCAAATCCTCCAGCTCCACCTCCAAGCCCTACAAACACTGGTTATCTCACACCTAATAGGAACCCACCAAATACTTTCTCAAATCCTCCAGCTCCACCTCCAAGCCCTACAAACACTGGTTATCTCCCTCCAAATAGGAACCCACCAAATACTCCCTCTAATCCCCCCGCTCCTCCTCCAACACCAACTATTGCTGTAATCCCTGCTACCGCTTACCGTTTACCTCTTACACACACAGCTGTTCACTCTGAAGTCTCTCAACAAAATCCTTCAAACTCTTATCGCCTTCCTTCCGCTGACCCGAAACCTTCGGCACCAGCCCCACAATCTTCAACAATATTCCTTGTCCCAGTACCCCAAGTACAAGCTAATCCACCATTGCCACAGGTACAAGCTAATCCTTTGCCACCATCTCCACCTCCAACTACTACAACCCGACGACCTCCAAGGACTTATCTTCCACCATCAAATGAAGTAAAACCACTTAACCCATCATACTTACCACCTTCTGCGACTCTCCCTCTTGAGTCAAGTGATGATCTTGATTCATCTGAATGGAAACCCTTGAGCAATCCAAGTAGTATTGGTACTTACGTAAATTCTGCATCAGATGCATCTATTCCAGGGAGCTCTGATCACTATAAAAATGGGAGTAGTGACAGTGTTCACTATTTTCATTACCACTACCATATCTCAGGCTCAAAAGAAGAACTTTTCAaccaaaatgatgaaaaaaaaccaCTTGGTGATCAAACTTCAGAATGTGGTCCTGGAGATTTTTGCAACCGTCAGCCATTTTCACAAAGCAACCCTGTTGAAACCGAGTCCTCATATGTATCCCTAAATGATGAAATACTACCTAGTAGGGAACTTCCCCCTCAAAGCCCCTCTCTTAGTTTTGGTTACGGACCCCCACCAACAACGCCCCCATCAAACCCACCAACTCCTATGTATGGGTATGGTCCCCCTCCAACTACTCCTCCTAggcttcctccttctcctcccccactAACATACGGACCTCCACCGCCAACACCACCAAGGCTTCCTCCTGCTCCTCCACCTGTTTCATATGGCCCTCCTCCAACCACTCCTCCACCTTCAAATCCACCAACTCCAATGTATGGATATGGCCCACCCCCAGCTACCCCTCCCAGACTTCCTCCTGCTCCTCCACCACCAACATATGGGCCTCCTCCAACAACACCCCCTCCAAGACTTCCTCCATCCCCTCCACCTGCTACATATGGCCCTCCTCCTACACCCCCTCCAAGACTTCCTCCATCACCTCCACCTTCTACATATGGAGCGCCGATGGCCGATATTCCTAATAATCCTGCTGCACCATCACCTCCACCAGCTCCAGGTGCTAATGTATTCTTATTCCCTGTTCAGTCACATTCGAAACCACCATCTAAGGATccgttttctttttttaagaaaccAAAACCAAGAAAGCCTCCTCAACAAAGAGCAGTAGTTGCATATGGCCCATTTCCAATTGGAAATCAACCTCAAAATCCGAGACAGCCCGTAAGAGACCAACAAAGTGATGCAATTCAGACACAGAGAGATGAGCTTGAACGGCAGTACTTGCAAAATGAGCAAAGGCTCCGACGGCAACGCCAGCAACTCCAAGATTTAAATCAACTGAGGTTACAGATAAGAATACAAGAAATGCAAAGGGACAATCTAAAAGACAACCTTTTCAAGGCACTTAAAAAGGATAAGAGTAGTGGTGATATAAAAAAGATGTTTTATAAAGGGGCTATGCTGTTAGGAGCAATGTCCCTTCTGCCTATAGCAGCAGGTCGTAGAAGAAGAGAAGCGTCTCTTGATTCTCCTAATACAAACTATACGATGGAGCAGTTACCAGGTCACCCTACAATGTCAGCAATACAGTCTGTTCCTTTTGTGCTCAAGGGTATTTCAGAAGAACTGAAAAAGGAGGGTGATGACGAAATATCAGGGATTTTAGACGAAGCTGAGTTATTGTTGCCCTCTCCCAAAGTAATTGAGATTCCTTCTTGTCTCTCGCTATCATTCTGCAAGCTTATGTTGAATCTGGAAGGAACTTCACATCATCAAGAATTTTTGGAACAATATGATAC AATATTCAATGAAGTCAGTCGAGGGCCTTTAGTAGCTCAAGCCCTGAATGAAGCCCACGAGAGAGAAACCCATCCCTCTTCACTACGGCAAAGCGAATTCTGCAATAGTCATTTTTGTCCGGCAACAGAGGATTAA